A region from the Microcebus murinus isolate Inina chromosome 3, M.murinus_Inina_mat1.0, whole genome shotgun sequence genome encodes:
- the MRPL33 gene encoding large ribosomal subunit protein bL33m — protein sequence MSSSGTGPCPGSSCLLGHFAAGYRGCSEAVTMFLSAVFFAKSKSKNILVRMISQAGTGFAFNTKRSRLREKLTLLHYDPIVKQRVLFVEQKKIRSL from the exons ATGTCCTCCTCCGGAACCGGCCCGTGCCCCGGAAGCAGTTGTTTGTTGGGGCACTTTGCGGCTGGTTACAGAGGTTGCTCAGAGGCGGTCACCATGTTCCTCTCTGCAGTCTTCT TTGCCAAGAGCAAGTCAAa AAACATTCTGGTGAGAATGATAAGCCAAGCTGGGACAGGTTTTGCCTTCAACACCAAGAGAAGCCGCTTACGGGAGAAATTGACTCTTTTGCATTATGATCCAATTG TGAAACAAAGAGTCCTCTTcgtggaacagaaaaaaatacgCTCCCTTTAA